One region of Mus musculus strain C57BL/6J chromosome 3, GRCm38.p6 C57BL/6J genomic DNA includes:
- the Lce1l gene encoding late cornified envelope 1L, which produces MSCQQSQQQCQPPPKCTPKCPPKCQTPKCPPKCPPKCPPKCPPVSSCCSLGSGGCCGSSSGGCCSSGGCCSSGGCCSSGGGGCCLSHHRPHRSLRRHRHSSGCCSSGGSSDCCGSSGCCGSSGCCGGNQQSGDCC; this is translated from the coding sequence ATGTCCTGCCAGCAGAGCCAGCAACAGTGCCAGCCTCCTCCCAAGTGCACCCCCAAGTGCCCTCCCAAATGCCAGACTCCTAAATGCCCCCCAAAATGTCCCCCTAAGTGCCCTCCCAAGTGCCCTCCTGTGTCTTCCTGCTGTAGCCTGGGTTCTGGGGGCTGCTGTGGCTCCAGCTCTGGTGGTTGCTGCAGCTCTGGTGGCTGCTGCAGCTCTGGTGGTTGCTGCAGTTCTGGGGGTGGAGGCTGCTGCCTGAGCCACCACAGGCCTCACAGATCTCTTCGTCGCCATCGACACAGCTCTGGATGCTGTAGCAGTGGTGGTAGCAGTGACTGTTGTGGCAGCAGTGGTTGCTGTGGCAGCAGTGGCTGCTGTGGTGGTAACCAGCAGTCTGGGGACTGCTGCTGA